A genomic stretch from Caulobacter sp. FWC2 includes:
- a CDS encoding TonB-dependent receptor: MHLKRSASIIALIAGVGFAAPALAASADQTAPQNTLEELLVTAQKREVNLQQAPLSISAVGGETLARDKIMNSEDLGHATVGLSFTQNSPQALELNIRGVVNTRLSAPTADQSVSTFVDDVYVSRSGNLNTSFYDIDRVELIRGPQGVVLGKNVAGGAISVISAAPRFDYSGQVAVTFGNYNLQQTTGHVTGPITSNLAGRLSFQTINHSGYAKDILHDVDLEDLDSKQIRGQLLYKPEGSDLRVHFIADYNWDTSNGPNRVGMGETTCTTPAQCFAPWYKARLAIAAIRGGLSIRESLPMWPQFKGDAAPTRQRVQHESASFILKVDKDIFPDVGFTSVTGYRGGQAFTLYDQSGVGPSNGYGVVTPLLFAEPVNFVEDIAQFTQEVRLTSHYDNSRFDWIVGGFYLHNKVRQTNRFWGESTVLPSLSGESYWDDHGLNRDIAVFAQLGYKFTDTVKLEAGVRYTRDKKSGTQEGRAIALGDKLNPNDKVPLTPLTDANGFFTPYAQKWSKVTPQATLTWTPNDDFMAYATVSVGFKGGGFQNDAPNAFAAQQPYRPESVTNYEAGYKWEFLDRRARWNTSVFFMDYTDLQVQRTDGTCLCNVISNAGAAEIKGVESEFQIAPMQGLRLALGGSILDAKYTDFVDPVTKISYNDNFMQRTPKYQLSASAEYTTSAFGLEDALHFKLAYKKQGKMFWAPDTVQYEKPYGLLDGRISLSPADKPWAVSVWGRNLTDKVYRTNIIDILGDAVSSFGAPRTFGVELSTKF, encoded by the coding sequence ATGCATCTCAAGAGATCCGCTTCCATCATCGCGCTCATCGCGGGGGTCGGTTTCGCCGCGCCCGCGCTCGCCGCTTCGGCCGATCAGACCGCGCCGCAGAACACCCTCGAGGAACTGCTGGTCACCGCGCAAAAGCGCGAAGTGAACCTGCAGCAGGCGCCCCTTTCGATCTCGGCCGTCGGCGGCGAGACCCTGGCGCGCGACAAGATCATGAACTCCGAGGACCTGGGCCACGCGACCGTCGGCCTGTCCTTCACCCAGAACTCGCCCCAGGCGCTGGAGCTCAATATCCGCGGCGTGGTCAACACCCGCCTGTCGGCGCCGACCGCCGACCAGTCGGTCTCGACCTTCGTCGATGACGTCTATGTCAGCCGCTCGGGCAACCTGAACACGTCCTTCTACGACATCGACCGGGTCGAGCTGATCCGCGGTCCGCAGGGCGTGGTGCTGGGCAAGAACGTCGCCGGCGGCGCCATCAGCGTCATCTCGGCTGCGCCGCGGTTCGACTATAGCGGTCAGGTCGCCGTGACCTTCGGCAACTACAACCTGCAACAGACCACGGGCCACGTGACCGGTCCGATCACCAGCAACCTGGCGGGCCGCCTGTCGTTCCAGACGATCAACCACTCCGGCTACGCCAAGGACATCCTGCACGATGTCGATCTGGAGGACCTGGACTCCAAGCAAATCCGCGGTCAGCTGCTTTACAAGCCCGAGGGCAGCGACCTGCGCGTCCACTTCATCGCCGACTACAATTGGGATACCAGCAACGGCCCCAACCGCGTCGGCATGGGCGAGACGACCTGCACCACGCCGGCCCAGTGCTTCGCGCCCTGGTACAAGGCCCGCCTGGCCATCGCCGCCATCCGTGGCGGCCTCTCGATCCGCGAGAGCCTGCCGATGTGGCCGCAGTTCAAGGGCGACGCCGCCCCGACCCGCCAACGCGTTCAGCACGAGTCGGCCAGCTTCATCCTGAAGGTCGACAAGGACATCTTCCCGGATGTCGGCTTCACCTCGGTGACCGGCTATCGAGGCGGTCAGGCGTTCACGCTGTACGATCAGTCGGGCGTCGGTCCGAGCAACGGCTATGGCGTCGTCACCCCGCTGCTGTTCGCCGAGCCGGTGAACTTCGTCGAGGATATCGCCCAGTTCACCCAGGAAGTGCGCCTGACCTCGCACTACGACAACAGCCGCTTCGACTGGATCGTCGGCGGCTTCTACCTGCACAACAAGGTGCGTCAGACCAACCGCTTCTGGGGCGAGAGCACGGTGCTGCCCTCGCTGTCGGGGGAGAGCTACTGGGATGACCACGGCCTGAACCGCGACATCGCCGTCTTCGCCCAACTCGGCTACAAGTTTACCGACACGGTGAAGCTGGAAGCCGGTGTCCGCTACACGCGCGACAAGAAGAGCGGCACCCAGGAGGGCAGGGCGATCGCCCTGGGCGACAAGCTGAACCCCAACGACAAGGTTCCGCTGACCCCGCTGACCGACGCGAACGGCTTCTTCACGCCCTATGCCCAGAAGTGGTCGAAGGTCACCCCGCAGGCCACCCTGACCTGGACGCCGAACGACGACTTCATGGCCTATGCCACGGTCTCGGTGGGCTTCAAGGGCGGTGGCTTCCAGAACGACGCGCCGAACGCGTTCGCCGCGCAACAACCCTACCGCCCGGAGTCGGTCACCAATTACGAAGCCGGCTACAAGTGGGAGTTCCTGGACCGCCGCGCGCGGTGGAACACTTCGGTGTTCTTCATGGACTACACCGACCTGCAGGTGCAGCGCACCGACGGCACCTGCCTGTGCAACGTGATTTCCAACGCCGGCGCCGCCGAGATCAAGGGCGTGGAGTCGGAGTTCCAGATCGCGCCGATGCAGGGTCTGCGCCTGGCGCTGGGCGGTTCGATCCTAGACGCCAAGTACACGGACTTCGTCGATCCGGTGACCAAGATCTCGTACAACGACAACTTCATGCAGCGGACGCCGAAGTACCAGCTGTCGGCCAGCGCCGAGTACACGACCTCGGCCTTCGGGCTTGAGGACGCGCTGCACTTCAAGCTGGCCTACAAGAAGCAGGGCAAGATGTTCTGGGCCCCGGACACGGTTCAGTATGAAAAGCCCTACGGTCTGCTCGATGGCCGCATCAGCCTGTCGCCGGCGGACAAGCCGTGGGCGGTCTCGGTCTGGGGGCGCAACCTGACGGACAAGGTCTACCGCACCAACATCATCGACATCCTGGGCGATGCGGTGTCGTCGTTCGGCGCGCCGCGCACCTTCGGCGTCGAGCTTTCGACCAAGTTCTAA
- a CDS encoding limonene-1,2-epoxide hydrolase family protein — protein MLTNEQKIARGLEMADAWKRMDWRGIADMFTPDGVLHSMMVEPIVGREAIYARVSALGDGLEQIELKIHHIGVVDGLLFMERSDEFTIRGKFGSAPVVGILEFEGDLIKTWREYYDRAHLLKAMGLVQDFDQAGRH, from the coding sequence ATGCTGACCAATGAACAGAAGATCGCGCGCGGGCTTGAGATGGCCGACGCCTGGAAGCGCATGGACTGGCGTGGAATCGCCGACATGTTCACGCCCGACGGCGTTTTGCACTCGATGATGGTCGAACCCATCGTCGGGCGCGAAGCGATCTATGCCCGCGTCTCCGCGCTGGGCGACGGGCTCGAGCAGATCGAGCTGAAGATCCATCACATCGGCGTCGTGGATGGCCTGCTGTTCATGGAGCGCAGCGACGAGTTCACGATCCGGGGCAAGTTCGGTTCGGCCCCGGTGGTCGGGATCCTCGAATTCGAAGGCGACCTGATCAAGACCTGGCGCGAGTACTACGACCGCGCCCACCTGCTGAAGGCCATGGGCCTAGTCCAGGATTTCGACCAAGCCGGTCGCCACTAG
- a CDS encoding nuclear transport factor 2 family protein, whose translation MSKPDTPKMDYVDFAKRFVAAIQDGDGEAVRAFYAPDAKLWHNTDNIEQTVDQNLKVLAWFVKTLPDRNYRVLRVEALPDGFVQQHVLEATLPNGERWAMDACVVIKIENGLITRLDEYLDSAKSAALRPFGR comes from the coding sequence ATGTCCAAGCCCGACACCCCAAAAATGGACTATGTGGATTTCGCCAAGCGCTTCGTGGCCGCCATCCAGGACGGGGACGGTGAAGCCGTCCGGGCCTTCTACGCGCCCGACGCCAAGCTGTGGCACAACACCGACAATATCGAGCAGACCGTCGACCAGAACCTCAAGGTGCTGGCCTGGTTCGTGAAGACCCTGCCTGACCGCAACTATCGCGTCCTGCGCGTCGAGGCGCTGCCCGACGGCTTTGTGCAGCAGCACGTGCTGGAGGCCACCCTGCCCAATGGCGAGCGCTGGGCGATGGACGCCTGCGTGGTCATCAAGATCGAGAACGGCCTGATCACGCGGCTGGACGAGTATCTGGACTCGGCCAAGTCGGCGGCCCTGCGTCCGTTCGGTCGCTGA
- a CDS encoding SDR family oxidoreductase, which yields MDIKNSVALVTGGNRGIGEAFVRAFVAAGAAKVYVGARDVASAQHLVDEAGGKVVAIALDVTKPETITAAAAQCQDVTIVVNNAGQFGMQTLLKAPDLETARLEMEVNYFGPLGMSRAFAPILAKSPESTIVNVLSAGGLVAVPGMGGYSPSKFAARAMSTCLRAELAPQNTNVVALIVGSVDTRMASHVEGFKETPATIAEAGLKAIKRKADEVDTDFMAIDVRASLARDPKGFELQMRRSLAGERVTTGR from the coding sequence ATGGATATCAAGAACAGCGTCGCGCTGGTGACCGGCGGCAACCGGGGCATCGGCGAAGCCTTCGTGCGGGCGTTCGTCGCCGCCGGGGCGGCCAAGGTCTATGTCGGCGCGCGCGACGTCGCCAGCGCCCAGCATCTGGTCGACGAGGCCGGCGGCAAGGTCGTGGCCATCGCGCTGGACGTCACCAAGCCCGAGACGATCACCGCCGCTGCCGCGCAATGCCAGGACGTCACGATCGTGGTCAACAACGCCGGCCAGTTCGGCATGCAGACCCTGCTCAAGGCGCCTGACCTGGAGACCGCGCGGCTGGAGATGGAGGTCAACTATTTCGGCCCCCTGGGCATGAGCCGCGCCTTCGCGCCGATCCTGGCCAAGAGCCCGGAGAGCACGATCGTCAACGTGCTGTCGGCCGGCGGCCTCGTGGCGGTGCCGGGCATGGGCGGCTACAGCCCGTCCAAGTTCGCGGCGCGAGCGATGAGCACCTGCCTGCGCGCCGAACTGGCCCCGCAGAACACCAATGTCGTCGCCCTGATCGTCGGCTCGGTCGACACGCGGATGGCCAGCCATGTCGAGGGCTTCAAGGAGACGCCCGCGACCATCGCCGAGGCGGGCCTGAAGGCCATCAAGCGCAAGGCCGACGAGGTTGACACCGATTTCATGGCCATCGACGTGCGCGCCAGTCTGGCCCGCGATCCGAAGGGCTTCGAACTTCAAATGCGGCGCTCCCTGGCGGGCGAGCGCGTCACCACTGGCCGCTGA
- a CDS encoding carotenoid oxygenase family protein, producing MKLERLPPVLTTLGQSNHPYMSGPWTPQHEEVNATDLTVLEGAIPTDIDGVYIRNTENPVHRPLGRYHPFDGDGMVHMISLREGRAEYRNRFVRTRGFQAEQEAGRSLWGGLMDGPGVSTRPGFGCHGGMKDASSTDVVVHGGKIVSTFYQCGEAYWLDPETLEQGGVASWGPLDGVSAHPKIDEATGELLFFNYSKHAPYMHYGVVDRHGKTTHYVPIDLPGPRLPHDMVFTTNYSILNDLPVFWDAELLKRNIHATRFHRHLPSRFGIIPRHGRSDEIRWFEAAPTYILHFLNAYEDGDEIVMDGYFQEDPTPPPLADAPEGMGHLMAFLDEQSFKPKLHRWRFNLKTGETTEKHLDERILEFGMFNQRYAGKPYRYAYSTAAKPGWFLFTGFVKHDLETGESWSVNLPEGRYASESPFVPRIGAVDEDDGYLVSFIIDENKQTSECILIDCKRFEEGPVVRIALPHKLSSGTHSVWADRAFIRDGVAAA from the coding sequence ATGAAGCTGGAGCGCCTGCCCCCCGTTCTGACGACGCTTGGGCAAAGCAATCACCCCTATATGTCCGGGCCGTGGACGCCTCAGCACGAGGAGGTCAACGCCACCGACCTGACCGTGCTGGAGGGCGCGATCCCGACAGACATCGACGGCGTCTACATCCGCAACACCGAGAACCCGGTCCACCGCCCGCTGGGCCGCTATCACCCGTTCGACGGCGACGGCATGGTCCATATGATCAGCCTGCGCGAAGGGCGCGCCGAGTACCGCAACCGATTCGTTCGCACCCGCGGCTTCCAGGCCGAGCAGGAAGCCGGCCGCTCGCTGTGGGGCGGGCTCATGGATGGTCCGGGCGTCTCGACGCGGCCGGGCTTCGGCTGCCATGGCGGCATGAAGGACGCTTCGTCCACCGACGTCGTCGTGCACGGCGGCAAGATCGTCTCGACCTTCTACCAGTGCGGCGAGGCCTATTGGCTGGATCCGGAAACCCTGGAGCAGGGCGGCGTGGCCAGCTGGGGACCGCTGGACGGCGTCTCGGCCCACCCGAAGATCGACGAGGCCACCGGCGAGCTATTGTTCTTCAACTACTCCAAGCACGCGCCGTACATGCACTACGGCGTGGTCGACCGGCACGGCAAGACGACCCACTACGTGCCGATCGACCTGCCCGGGCCGCGCCTGCCGCACGACATGGTCTTCACGACCAACTATTCGATCCTCAACGACCTGCCGGTCTTCTGGGACGCGGAACTGCTGAAGCGCAACATCCACGCCACGCGGTTCCACCGGCACCTGCCGTCACGGTTCGGGATCATTCCGCGCCACGGACGCTCGGACGAGATCCGCTGGTTCGAGGCCGCGCCGACCTACATCCTGCACTTCCTCAACGCCTATGAGGACGGCGACGAGATCGTCATGGACGGCTACTTCCAGGAAGATCCGACCCCGCCGCCGCTGGCCGACGCGCCCGAGGGCATGGGCCACCTGATGGCGTTCCTGGACGAGCAGTCTTTCAAGCCCAAGCTGCACCGCTGGCGCTTCAACCTGAAAACCGGCGAGACCACCGAGAAGCATCTGGACGAGCGGATCCTCGAGTTCGGCATGTTCAACCAGCGCTATGCAGGCAAGCCGTATCGCTACGCCTATTCGACCGCCGCCAAGCCCGGCTGGTTCCTGTTCACGGGCTTCGTCAAGCACGACCTGGAGACCGGCGAGTCCTGGAGCGTCAACCTGCCGGAGGGGCGCTACGCCAGCGAGTCGCCGTTCGTGCCGCGCATCGGGGCGGTGGACGAGGACGACGGCTATCTCGTCAGCTTCATCATCGACGAGAACAAGCAGACGTCCGAGTGCATCCTGATCGACTGCAAGCGCTTCGAGGAGGGGCCAGTCGTCCGGATCGCCCTGCCGCACAAGCTGTCCAGCGGCACCCATAGCGTCTGGGCCGACCGGGCCTTCATCCGGGACGGCGTGGCCGCCGCCTGA
- a CDS encoding limonene-1,2-epoxide hydrolase family protein, whose product MKIASVVASLTLALAIASPAFAQDTDASRLAVARDMIAAWKHADWRKVADLFAEDGTLKSMMVAPVKGRTAIYDRIAALGKGAPGGVTLDIAHMGIIDNLVFMERTDRFVYNGHPGAVPVVGVLDIKDGKIVEWREYYDRASLEKALKGEP is encoded by the coding sequence ATGAAGATCGCAAGCGTGGTCGCGTCGCTGACGCTCGCCCTGGCGATTGCGTCCCCGGCCTTCGCGCAGGACACCGACGCCAGCCGCCTGGCGGTGGCGCGCGACATGATCGCGGCCTGGAAGCACGCCGACTGGCGCAAGGTCGCCGACCTGTTCGCCGAGGACGGCACGCTGAAGTCGATGATGGTCGCGCCGGTCAAGGGCCGCACCGCGATCTACGATCGCATCGCCGCCCTGGGCAAGGGCGCGCCGGGCGGCGTCACCCTGGACATCGCCCACATGGGGATCATCGACAATCTGGTGTTCATGGAGCGGACCGACCGCTTCGTCTACAACGGCCATCCCGGCGCGGTCCCGGTGGTCGGCGTGCTCGACATCAAGGACGGCAAGATTGTGGAGTGGCGCGAATATTACGACCGCGCCAGCCTGGAAAAGGCGCTGAAGGGCGAACCCTGA
- a CDS encoding acetyl-CoA C-acyltransferase: MNVYIFDAVRTPRGKGRPDGSLAGVTPAGLIAQLVRALEVRNGREAVHAAAHFTLGCVTQFGVQGGHLALASRIQAGLPDAVSSLTINNFCVSGLSAIADAARRIAAGEVDLALAGGAESMSQTPFLADQADFYTDMALARRMAWAPVGLAADMLATREGLTRAALDAAVLKSHQRAASAWREGRYANRVVPILNADQTVALDRDENIRDFGDGKSLERFGPVFAVTGAEGYDDILLESFPELGKVEHLHTIAHCPPISDGAALVLLGSKEAGRRLGLTPVARIRALGEAAADHVLQLTAGPVAMGKALERAGMALGEVGVVEYMEAFAAVPVLFERDYGVDTERLNPNGGHLAMGHPMGATGAILTTTLLDDMAQFDAETGLVVATGGVGVGAAMVLERVG; this comes from the coding sequence ATGAACGTCTACATCTTCGACGCGGTGCGCACGCCGCGCGGCAAGGGGCGTCCGGATGGTTCGCTGGCTGGGGTGACGCCGGCGGGGCTGATCGCGCAGCTCGTGCGAGCGCTGGAGGTCAGGAACGGTCGCGAGGCGGTCCATGCGGCCGCGCATTTCACCCTGGGGTGCGTGACGCAGTTCGGCGTGCAGGGCGGCCATCTGGCGCTGGCGTCGCGGATCCAGGCCGGCCTGCCTGACGCGGTGTCGAGCCTGACGATCAACAATTTCTGCGTCTCGGGCCTGTCGGCGATCGCGGACGCGGCGCGGCGCATCGCTGCCGGCGAGGTCGATCTGGCCCTGGCGGGGGGCGCGGAGTCGATGTCCCAGACGCCGTTCCTGGCCGACCAGGCCGACTTCTATACCGACATGGCTCTGGCCAGGCGGATGGCCTGGGCGCCGGTCGGGCTGGCGGCGGATATGCTGGCGACGCGCGAGGGCCTGACGCGGGCCGCGCTGGACGCCGCCGTGCTCAAGTCCCACCAGCGCGCCGCCTCCGCCTGGCGCGAGGGCCGCTATGCCAATCGGGTCGTGCCGATCCTCAACGCGGACCAGACGGTGGCCCTGGATCGCGACGAGAACATCCGCGACTTCGGCGACGGCAAGTCCCTAGAGCGCTTCGGCCCGGTGTTCGCCGTCACGGGCGCGGAAGGCTATGACGACATCCTGCTGGAGAGCTTCCCGGAGCTTGGGAAGGTTGAGCATCTGCACACCATCGCCCACTGCCCGCCGATCTCGGACGGCGCGGCGCTGGTGCTGCTGGGCTCGAAAGAGGCGGGGCGACGGCTGGGCCTGACGCCGGTCGCCCGGATCCGCGCCCTGGGCGAGGCGGCCGCCGATCACGTCCTACAGCTGACGGCGGGTCCGGTGGCGATGGGCAAGGCGCTGGAACGGGCGGGCATGGCGCTCGGCGAGGTCGGGGTCGTCGAATATATGGAAGCCTTCGCTGCCGTGCCGGTGCTGTTCGAGCGCGACTACGGCGTTGATACGGAGCGCCTCAACCCCAATGGCGGGCACCTGGCGATGGGGCATCCGATGGGGGCGACCGGGGCGATCCTGACCACGACCCTGCTGGACGACATGGCCCAGTTCGACGCCGAGACGGGCCTGGTGGTGGCGACGGGCGGCGTCGGGGTCGGCGCGGCGATGGTTCTCGAGCGGGTAGGGTAG
- a CDS encoding alpha/beta hydrolase — translation MIAKALAAIVLLSAAPVAAQAPIDPAPPVAVPAPETTKDVVYLQASGKDLHLDVYRNTAFKGPRPVLVYIHGGAWWKGEKPAGWGGFRAYLAAGFSVVTVEYRLSDVATAPAAVQDVRCALSWVKANAKTYGFDARRVVPYGTSAGGHLALMAGMLPKANDIDLLACRDQPTVPAILDFYGPFHLRADLPGAFKSPSTARWIGAGSEALWTTMSPATYVRKSQPPVFIVHGDADPTVPYEASTSLKADLDKAGVVNRLHTVPGGVHGKFPKEEQDRIEREALAFLAANGLVGAR, via the coding sequence ATGATCGCCAAAGCGCTTGCCGCCATCGTCCTGCTGAGCGCGGCGCCCGTCGCCGCCCAGGCCCCTATCGATCCGGCTCCGCCGGTCGCGGTCCCGGCGCCGGAGACGACCAAGGACGTCGTCTACCTGCAGGCCAGCGGCAAGGACCTGCATCTCGATGTCTATCGCAACACCGCCTTCAAGGGACCGCGTCCGGTGCTGGTCTATATCCACGGCGGCGCGTGGTGGAAGGGCGAGAAGCCGGCGGGCTGGGGCGGCTTTCGCGCCTATCTGGCGGCGGGCTTCTCGGTGGTCACGGTCGAGTATCGGCTGAGCGATGTCGCAACGGCGCCGGCGGCGGTGCAGGACGTCCGCTGCGCCCTGTCGTGGGTGAAGGCCAACGCCAAGACCTACGGCTTCGACGCCAGGCGGGTCGTGCCCTACGGCACCTCGGCCGGCGGCCACCTGGCCTTGATGGCGGGGATGCTGCCCAAGGCCAACGACATCGATCTGCTGGCCTGCCGCGACCAGCCCACCGTGCCGGCCATCCTAGATTTCTACGGACCCTTCCACCTGCGCGCCGACCTTCCGGGTGCGTTCAAGAGTCCGTCGACCGCGCGGTGGATCGGCGCGGGGTCGGAGGCGCTGTGGACGACGATGTCGCCGGCGACCTATGTCCGCAAGAGCCAGCCACCGGTGTTCATCGTCCACGGCGATGCGGACCCAACCGTGCCCTACGAGGCCTCGACCTCGCTGAAGGCCGACCTGGACAAGGCCGGCGTTGTGAACCGCCTCCACACCGTGCCGGGCGGCGTGCACGGCAAGTTCCCCAAGGAGGAGCAGGACAGGATCGAGCGCGAGGCCTTGGCGTTCCTGGCCGCCAACGGCCTGGTCGGCGCGCGGTAG
- a CDS encoding SDR family NAD(P)-dependent oxidoreductase, protein MRLTNKTVIVTGGARDIGKAVSLKLAAEGANVAINYFGSEEGAKATLAQIEAAGGRALILKGDMTSASDVQALVDAALSTFGGPIGALVNVAGGMVARKTLDEMDEAFFDHVMHLNLNSVFLTTKAAVPHMAAGSAIVNLSSQAGKDGGGPGATAYATAKGAIMTFTKAMAKELGPNGIRVNALCPGMIGTTFHDTFSKDEVRARVAAGTPLRREGRAPEIADAVAYLASDESSFLTGVCLDINGGLLMS, encoded by the coding sequence ATGCGCCTCACCAACAAGACCGTCATCGTCACCGGCGGCGCGCGCGATATCGGCAAGGCCGTGTCGCTGAAGCTGGCGGCCGAAGGGGCCAATGTCGCGATCAACTATTTCGGCAGCGAGGAGGGCGCCAAGGCGACCTTGGCGCAGATCGAGGCCGCCGGCGGCCGCGCGCTGATCCTGAAGGGCGACATGACCTCGGCCAGCGACGTGCAGGCCCTGGTAGATGCAGCCCTGTCGACCTTCGGCGGCCCGATCGGCGCGCTCGTCAACGTCGCCGGCGGCATGGTCGCCCGCAAGACGCTCGACGAGATGGACGAGGCCTTCTTCGACCATGTCATGCACCTGAACCTGAACTCGGTGTTCCTGACCACCAAGGCGGCCGTACCGCACATGGCCGCCGGCTCGGCGATCGTGAACCTGTCCTCGCAAGCCGGTAAGGACGGCGGCGGTCCCGGCGCCACGGCCTACGCCACGGCCAAGGGCGCGATCATGACCTTCACCAAGGCCATGGCCAAGGAACTGGGTCCCAACGGCATCCGCGTGAACGCCCTGTGCCCCGGCATGATCGGCACCACCTTCCACGATACCTTCTCCAAGGACGAGGTCCGCGCCCGCGTCGCGGCCGGCACACCCTTGCGCCGCGAGGGCCGCGCGCCCGAGATCGCCGATGCGGTGGCCTATCTGGCCAGCGACGAGTCCAGCTTCCTGACGGGGGTCTGCCTGGATATCAATGGCGGCCTGTTGATGAGCTGA